A genomic region of Rhodococcus qingshengii JCM 15477 contains the following coding sequences:
- a CDS encoding glycosyltransferase family 4 protein: protein MAQDIEARILRRVSNRVGQEMERLRAGTRRFGRQISASASILGYWELDAVEESEISTHAGILSISGWAASEDESVDVAVRLSGKLLALAVPILYRSDVAEAVGDFAARSGWSFDLEVSPSWAGEVLEVVAVTASCRRSFGRRSIRVLSTEDSGDQCESDMVAIDDGDDLLVSGVVEDVAVRDGSVDEHGSVDEPCSGAVIAGPVVEDVVVVDGGDLLVSGVVEDVAVTDGSVDEPCSGAVIAGPVVQVNGWVVIDGQAADFIEICIDEQPPIRARRCDLRPDLVDAVVAQDFGAGYYELVPIRRTAATDQITLKVRAVGRSGRIWNSTPVTFTVVQPAQPAELPKAAFARDFEVPVREPSVRPRICIFTHSLSIGGAELYLEELLLRLTAAGVADFMVICPEDGVMRTALEEVGIAVHIGSDPPADARRYVDRVAELSSVLLAWRCDVVMVNTMGQFIGVEAASALGLPSVWVIHESFGIDVFNRLLWGDRRAEMPEEVVERLRVALTTANAVIFESEATREMLQQMEPAARTRCIRYGIELDKITQYEQTHDRDAIRRAFGFSPADRVLLCIGTLTERKAQIPLVNEFATVLDEFPNAKLVLVGYVPTAYGVAVKRRVVELGIEDSVQVIDVDPDHYRWYACADILVNASDSESLPRSFLEGMAFGLPILATDIFGTAEVVSDSSTGWLFEPRCGSQLREGLRRALECSETELSEMSAQSRGASRSFDGQGYAAEYKDLFLELVR from the coding sequence ATGGCTCAAGATATCGAGGCAAGGATTCTGCGACGGGTTTCCAATCGTGTCGGACAGGAGATGGAGCGACTGAGGGCCGGGACGCGGAGATTCGGTCGTCAAATCTCGGCGTCCGCGTCCATTCTGGGGTATTGGGAACTCGATGCGGTCGAGGAGTCGGAGATATCGACGCACGCGGGTATTTTGAGTATCTCCGGCTGGGCCGCCTCCGAGGATGAAAGCGTAGACGTCGCCGTGCGCCTCAGCGGGAAGTTGCTTGCACTTGCAGTCCCGATCTTGTACCGCTCCGACGTAGCTGAGGCTGTTGGAGACTTCGCGGCAAGGAGTGGTTGGTCGTTCGATCTGGAGGTGTCTCCGTCCTGGGCCGGTGAGGTCCTCGAGGTCGTCGCAGTCACGGCGAGCTGCCGACGTTCCTTCGGGCGACGGTCAATCCGTGTTCTATCCACAGAGGATTCGGGCGACCAGTGTGAATCAGACATGGTTGCAATCGATGACGGTGATGATTTATTGGTGTCGGGGGTTGTCGAGGATGTTGCGGTAAGGGATGGCAGCGTCGACGAACATGGCAGCGTCGACGAACCCTGCTCCGGAGCGGTGATTGCGGGACCGGTCGTTGAGGACGTCGTTGTGGTGGATGGCGGTGATTTATTGGTATCGGGGGTTGTCGAGGATGTTGCGGTAACGGATGGCAGCGTCGACGAACCCTGCTCCGGAGCGGTGATAGCGGGACCGGTCGTTCAGGTCAACGGCTGGGTGGTGATCGACGGACAGGCCGCCGACTTCATCGAAATCTGTATCGACGAACAACCGCCGATTCGGGCCCGCCGGTGCGATCTTCGCCCCGATCTCGTGGACGCCGTGGTGGCTCAGGATTTCGGTGCTGGATATTACGAGTTGGTGCCGATACGGAGGACTGCTGCGACCGACCAGATCACGTTGAAAGTGCGCGCGGTCGGGCGGTCGGGGAGGATCTGGAACTCGACGCCGGTCACCTTCACAGTTGTACAACCGGCACAGCCGGCGGAGTTGCCGAAAGCCGCCTTCGCCCGTGACTTCGAGGTGCCGGTACGTGAACCCTCGGTGAGGCCGCGGATCTGCATTTTTACCCATTCGTTGAGTATCGGCGGCGCAGAGCTCTACCTGGAAGAACTGCTGCTTCGCCTGACTGCTGCCGGTGTCGCGGACTTCATGGTGATCTGCCCCGAGGACGGTGTCATGAGGACCGCTCTGGAGGAAGTGGGCATTGCGGTGCACATTGGTTCGGATCCACCTGCCGATGCGCGCCGATACGTCGATCGCGTCGCCGAGCTGAGCAGTGTGCTGCTGGCGTGGCGTTGTGACGTCGTTATGGTCAACACCATGGGGCAGTTCATCGGGGTCGAGGCCGCGTCGGCGCTCGGTCTGCCGTCCGTATGGGTGATTCACGAGTCATTCGGCATCGACGTGTTCAACCGCCTCTTGTGGGGAGATCGCCGAGCAGAGATGCCGGAAGAAGTCGTGGAACGACTTCGTGTCGCGCTGACAACGGCTAATGCTGTGATCTTCGAATCGGAAGCGACGCGTGAGATGCTTCAGCAGATGGAACCGGCTGCAAGGACACGCTGCATCCGTTACGGAATCGAGCTGGACAAGATTACGCAATACGAGCAGACACATGACCGGGATGCGATTCGTCGAGCGTTCGGCTTCTCTCCGGCCGACCGTGTTCTTCTCTGCATAGGCACCCTCACCGAACGTAAAGCCCAAATCCCGCTCGTGAATGAATTCGCTACCGTTCTCGACGAATTCCCGAACGCGAAACTCGTTCTGGTGGGCTATGTTCCGACGGCCTACGGTGTCGCAGTCAAGCGACGTGTCGTTGAACTCGGGATAGAAGATTCCGTGCAGGTTATCGACGTCGATCCGGATCACTACCGGTGGTACGCATGTGCTGATATTCTGGTTAATGCATCAGATAGCGAATCGCTTCCACGCTCATTCCTCGAGGGCATGGCTTTCGGCCTTCCCATACTTGCCACCGACATTTTCGGTACGGCCGAGGTTGTCTCGGACAGTTCCACTGGCTGGCTGTTCGAACCGCGTTGCGGATCGCAACTCAGGGAAGGACTGCGTCGTGCGCTGGAGTGCAGCGAGACGGAACTCTCGGAAATGTCCGCACAAAGCCGCGGCGCGTCACGCAGTTTCGACGGGCAAGGCTACGCCGCGGAATACAAGGATCTTTTTCTGGAACTCGTGCGCTGA
- a CDS encoding glycosyltransferase — protein MTRSVAIIGSRGYPSYYGGFETLVRRLSPYLADCGWDVTVYGRDGTTDLTGSEHDPRVRSVTTVGIETRTLSTLSYGLSSVAHAAWKRPDVAFVMNVANGYWLPLLKARRIPTLVNVDGIEWERAKWSRQAKAVFRAGASLTARFGDQLVYDSQALGERWQAEFKRDGVFIPYGGTIPEKSAPRNELESGSYALMVARFVPENSIEEFFAAAELLSHRWTVVIVGSSGYGGEFDNRAESLSARSDRIHWLGHINDDKFLFSLFEHAGVYFHGHSVGGTNPALVQAMACGAPVVARDTAFNREVLGEAGLFVEPESSAIARQLEIVLSDKALQANLRAKVLQRQGAAYTWEGVCATYEKTLRAMSRGDGD, from the coding sequence ATGACCAGGTCAGTGGCGATTATCGGCAGCAGAGGCTATCCGAGCTATTATGGCGGTTTTGAAACGCTGGTTCGGCGTCTTTCTCCCTATCTGGCCGACTGTGGTTGGGACGTGACCGTCTACGGACGTGACGGGACAACGGATCTGACTGGGAGTGAGCATGATCCGCGGGTGCGATCCGTCACAACGGTCGGTATCGAGACCAGGACATTGAGCACCCTGTCTTACGGACTAAGTTCGGTAGCGCATGCCGCGTGGAAGCGCCCAGATGTAGCTTTCGTAATGAACGTGGCAAACGGATATTGGCTACCCTTGCTCAAGGCACGCCGCATTCCAACTTTGGTGAATGTCGACGGTATCGAATGGGAACGGGCGAAATGGAGCAGGCAGGCCAAGGCGGTATTCCGTGCAGGTGCTTCATTGACCGCACGTTTCGGCGATCAATTAGTATACGATTCTCAAGCGCTCGGGGAGAGATGGCAGGCAGAATTCAAACGAGACGGAGTGTTCATTCCCTACGGCGGTACAATCCCCGAGAAGTCAGCTCCGCGCAATGAACTCGAATCAGGGTCGTATGCACTGATGGTTGCGAGATTTGTTCCGGAGAATTCCATCGAGGAGTTCTTTGCTGCTGCGGAATTACTAAGTCATCGTTGGACTGTGGTCATTGTGGGCTCGTCCGGATATGGCGGCGAATTCGACAATCGAGCTGAGTCACTCTCAGCCAGGTCTGATCGGATCCACTGGCTCGGTCATATCAATGACGATAAGTTTCTATTTTCGTTGTTCGAACACGCGGGGGTGTACTTCCATGGGCACAGCGTCGGTGGGACCAACCCCGCGTTAGTTCAGGCGATGGCCTGCGGTGCGCCAGTAGTGGCGCGAGACACGGCGTTCAACCGTGAGGTGCTCGGGGAGGCTGGACTATTCGTCGAGCCCGAGTCTTCAGCCATTGCAAGACAATTGGAGATAGTGCTTTCCGACAAGGCGCTCCAGGCGAATCTGCGGGCGAAAGTGTTGCAGCGTCAGGGTGCTGCCTACACCTGGGAGGGTGTATGTGCCACCTATGAGAAAACTCTGCGTGCTATGTCCCGGGGCGACGGTGATTGA
- the istB gene encoding IS21-like element IS1415 family helper ATPase IstB, whose translation MSTPLRTVTSANGDPLAEAIDLTKRLKLPHIRRSLSDIIPTAKAQRWDPAEVVRVLLAEEAAGRDRANLHTRRKRAGFPTGKTFGDWDETKSSIPRATQDALRTLEWVGRRECFCVCGPSGTGKSHFTEALGQAAVEAGLAVSWFTIEDLGALVRRHRADDSIARALTRIIRSDLIIVDDIGLLPVSEDAAEGFYRLVDAAYERRAIAVSSNLHPSGFDEIMPKTLATATVDRLLHHAHVVVTDGDSFRLTEATTGKGVKPFS comes from the coding sequence ATGAGCACCCCTTTGCGCACTGTTACCAGCGCTAACGGCGACCCGTTGGCCGAGGCGATCGACCTGACTAAACGCCTGAAACTGCCCCATATCCGCAGGTCCTTGAGCGATATCATCCCGACCGCGAAAGCCCAACGCTGGGACCCCGCCGAAGTCGTGCGGGTTCTCCTCGCTGAGGAAGCCGCCGGCCGGGACCGGGCGAACCTGCACACTCGCCGCAAACGCGCGGGTTTCCCTACCGGCAAGACCTTCGGCGACTGGGACGAAACGAAATCGTCGATTCCCCGCGCCACCCAGGACGCGCTCCGCACCCTGGAGTGGGTCGGGCGGCGTGAATGTTTCTGCGTCTGTGGGCCTTCGGGAACTGGCAAGTCTCACTTCACCGAGGCACTCGGGCAGGCCGCAGTCGAAGCTGGGCTGGCGGTGTCTTGGTTCACCATCGAAGACCTCGGTGCCCTGGTCCGCCGGCACCGTGCCGACGACTCCATCGCCCGAGCCCTGACGAGGATCATCCGCTCCGACCTGATCATCGTCGACGACATCGGTCTGCTCCCGGTCTCTGAAGACGCCGCCGAAGGATTCTATCGCCTCGTCGACGCTGCCTACGAACGCCGAGCGATTGCCGTCTCGAGCAACCTGCACCCCTCCGGCTTCGACGAGATCATGCCCAAAACATTGGCCACCGCCACCGTTGACCGGCTCCTGCACCATGCGCACGTCGTCGTCACCGACGGCGACTCCTTCCGCCTCACCGAAGCCACCACCGGCAAGGGGGTGAAGCCCTTCAGCTAA
- the istA gene encoding IS21-like element IS1415 family transposase, giving the protein MKSSREIMEILEAYDLTGSYRAAAELAGCDHHTVARYVQMRAAGQPPDRRRHRARAIDDFLPKIEELVVRSQGKVRADVIHERIVALGFTGGERTTRRTVAEAKAQFRAGRRRVYRPWVTEPGLWLQYDFGDGPTISGRKTTLFCAWLAWSRFRVVIPIWDKTLPTVAACLDATFRRLGGVPVYVLTDNEKTATIDHVAGIAVRNPEIVEVARHYGTTLRTCLPADPESKGGSEATVRIAKADLLPKEVNLREQYHSFGELESACRQFCTDVNTRVHSSTRRRPVERLAEELQRLHPLPKSPFTAVFGTTRRVNWESTISVEGVRYSVPHTLIDTRVWARFHGEELIVTAVDNDGGAVEVARHRRGQPGSPVLDNDHYPPRPDRDAADRVPKPRTAAELAFLQLGQGANSWLVEAAAAGARRIRAKMAEAVDLSKLHSPDAVDRALGTAAMTGRFADRDLISILDYQVTHEHADPVRRSENHTLQPGTAAWSTFGQTPAPASPATTDDESDDA; this is encoded by the coding sequence ATGAAATCGAGCAGGGAGATCATGGAAATTTTGGAGGCGTACGACCTCACGGGTAGTTATCGGGCGGCGGCGGAGCTGGCTGGGTGTGATCACCACACGGTGGCCCGGTATGTGCAGATGCGCGCTGCGGGGCAGCCGCCGGACCGCCGGCGGCATCGAGCGCGGGCGATCGACGACTTTCTGCCGAAGATCGAGGAGTTGGTGGTCCGCTCGCAGGGCAAGGTCCGCGCGGATGTCATCCACGAACGGATCGTCGCGCTGGGGTTCACCGGCGGTGAGCGGACCACGCGCCGGACGGTCGCGGAGGCGAAGGCCCAGTTTCGGGCTGGTCGGCGGCGAGTGTATCGGCCGTGGGTAACCGAACCTGGGCTGTGGTTACAGTACGACTTCGGTGACGGGCCAACGATTTCCGGCCGGAAGACGACGTTGTTCTGCGCATGGTTGGCGTGGTCGCGATTTCGGGTGGTGATCCCGATCTGGGACAAGACATTGCCGACGGTGGCGGCGTGTTTGGATGCGACATTCCGCCGCTTGGGCGGGGTTCCGGTCTATGTCCTCACCGACAACGAGAAGACCGCGACGATCGATCACGTGGCCGGGATCGCGGTCCGCAATCCGGAGATCGTGGAGGTGGCACGGCATTACGGCACGACGCTGCGGACGTGTTTACCTGCTGATCCGGAGTCGAAGGGAGGAAGTGAGGCGACGGTGCGGATCGCCAAAGCCGACCTGTTGCCGAAGGAGGTGAACCTGCGCGAGCAGTATCACTCTTTCGGTGAGCTCGAGTCGGCTTGCCGGCAGTTCTGCACCGACGTCAACACCCGCGTCCACAGCTCTACTCGGCGGCGGCCGGTCGAGCGGCTGGCCGAAGAGTTGCAGCGGCTGCATCCGCTGCCGAAATCTCCGTTCACCGCGGTGTTCGGCACTACCCGGCGGGTGAACTGGGAGTCGACGATCTCGGTGGAAGGGGTGCGGTATTCGGTGCCGCACACGTTGATCGACACTCGGGTCTGGGCCCGCTTCCATGGTGAGGAGCTGATCGTGACCGCCGTCGACAATGATGGCGGTGCAGTCGAAGTCGCGCGGCACCGCCGCGGCCAACCCGGTTCACCGGTCCTCGACAACGACCACTACCCACCCCGCCCAGACCGCGACGCCGCCGACCGGGTGCCCAAGCCTCGTACCGCCGCCGAGCTCGCCTTCCTACAGTTGGGCCAGGGTGCCAACAGCTGGCTGGTCGAGGCTGCCGCCGCGGGAGCGCGCCGCATCAGGGCGAAGATGGCCGAGGCCGTGGACCTTTCGAAGCTGCACTCCCCGGACGCAGTCGACAGAGCGTTGGGGACGGCGGCGATGACCGGCCGGTTCGCCGATCGGGACCTGATCTCGATCCTCGACTACCAAGTCACCCACGAACACGCTGATCCGGTCCGTCGCAGCGAGAACCACACTCTGCAACCGGGCACCGCCGCCTGGTCCACCTTCGGCCAGACACCAGCGCCGGCCAGCCCAGCCACTACTGACGATGAAAGCGATGACGCCTGA
- a CDS encoding recombinase family protein, with protein MTESIDTTTSGGKLIFSIFGALAEFERNLIRERTQVGLAAARAHGRTGGRPSKMTPTKLAQAQQMRENGMHLTDIAEIIGVGRTTLYRHFK; from the coding sequence TTGACCGAATCCATCGACACCACCACCTCCGGCGGAAAACTGATCTTTTCTATCTTCGGCGCCCTCGCAGAATTCGAACGCAACCTCATCCGCGAACGCACTCAGGTCGGCCTCGCCGCCGCCCGAGCGCACGGCCGCACTGGTGGCCGCCCCTCGAAGATGACGCCGACGAAACTCGCACAGGCACAACAGATGCGGGAAAACGGGATGCATCTCACCGACATCGCCGAAATCATCGGCGTCGGACGAACCACCCTCTATCGGCACTTCAAATAG
- a CDS encoding recombinase family protein, whose translation MSIIGYARVSTLEQNPELQEHALRQAGAIRIFTDYESGSKTQRPQLTECLNYLRENDGDVLVVWKLDRLGRSVRHVIDTVHNLGERGIAFRSLTEGFDTTIAGGEFLFHIMAALAQMERRMIVERTHAGLEAARRQGRHGGRPTVMTPERTELARTMREQGRSLDAIASTLGVGRSSVSRALTMEFVQSVAPPIHGA comes from the coding sequence GTGAGCATCATCGGATACGCACGCGTCTCCACCCTCGAGCAAAACCCCGAACTGCAAGAACATGCACTCCGACAAGCCGGCGCGATCCGCATCTTCACCGACTACGAATCCGGCTCCAAAACGCAGCGCCCCCAGCTCACCGAATGCCTGAATTACCTCCGCGAGAACGACGGCGACGTCCTCGTTGTCTGGAAACTCGATCGCCTCGGACGATCCGTTCGCCACGTCATCGACACCGTCCATAACCTCGGCGAACGCGGCATCGCGTTCCGTTCCCTCACCGAAGGATTCGACACCACCATCGCAGGCGGCGAATTCCTCTTCCACATCATGGCCGCCCTCGCTCAAATGGAACGCCGCATGATTGTCGAACGCACCCACGCCGGCCTCGAAGCTGCTCGCCGCCAAGGCCGACACGGCGGCCGGCCCACCGTCATGACCCCCGAACGCACCGAACTCGCCCGCACGATGCGTGAACAAGGGAGGAGTCTCGACGCCATCGCCTCGACACTCGGCGTCGGCCGGTCTTCCGTCAGTCGTGCGCTTACAATGGAATTCGTCCAGTCTGTGGCTCCCCCCATTCACGGTGCATGA
- a CDS encoding Fic/DOC family protein — protein sequence MTDTYHYPGTQVLRNRFGYRDPQILAEVEGAIAAARMAELAANPIDGHFDFAHLQAIHRHLLGDLYEWAGDIRTIDTAPGDLGILHDPPAAIPGELDRVFTDINSGVYVNHHSHEAFVQDLAGHWGDLTSVHPFVDGNSRTQRVFFDQLARDVGWVIEWRELSVDAVQAARNFAYVDGGTILADVLRPAIKPVTEVPADSIATAPRGSAMTFPEHWQAMIEHYDTMPEQTYTWASQIKSEAPQDYPQSIEIRPTRKPAVPGRELADLDTTKFHTHWSPEVDHQLMNSRTIPQDGSREEGPRL from the coding sequence GTGACCGATACTTACCACTACCCGGGTACGCAAGTACTCCGAAACAGGTTCGGCTACAGAGACCCTCAGATTCTCGCCGAGGTAGAAGGCGCGATCGCTGCTGCCCGAATGGCCGAGCTGGCAGCGAACCCGATCGATGGGCACTTCGACTTCGCGCACCTGCAAGCGATCCACCGCCACCTACTCGGTGACCTCTACGAATGGGCCGGTGACATCCGCACCATCGACACCGCACCAGGCGATCTCGGAATCCTCCACGACCCACCCGCCGCCATCCCCGGCGAACTCGATCGAGTGTTCACCGACATCAACAGCGGCGTCTACGTCAATCACCACAGCCACGAAGCGTTCGTCCAGGATCTCGCCGGCCACTGGGGAGACCTGACCAGCGTCCATCCGTTTGTCGACGGAAACTCCCGCACCCAAAGGGTTTTCTTCGACCAGCTCGCACGCGACGTCGGATGGGTGATCGAGTGGCGTGAGCTCAGCGTCGACGCCGTCCAAGCTGCCCGAAACTTCGCCTACGTCGACGGTGGAACCATCCTCGCCGACGTCTTGCGCCCCGCGATCAAACCTGTCACCGAAGTTCCCGCGGATTCGATCGCCACAGCACCCCGCGGCAGCGCCATGACCTTCCCCGAGCACTGGCAGGCCATGATCGAGCACTACGACACCATGCCCGAACAGACCTATACCTGGGCGAGCCAGATCAAATCCGAAGCACCTCAAGATTACCCGCAGTCGATCGAGATTCGGCCAACTCGCAAGCCGGCCGTTCCGGGACGGGAACTTGCAGACCTCGACACCACCAAGTTTCACACCCACTGGAGTCCCGAGGTCGACCACCAGCTCATGAACAGTCGCACCATCCCACAAGACGGCAGCAGAGAAGAAGGACCGAGACTGTGA
- a CDS encoding response regulator transcription factor: MTETGMKRIGVVEDHSAVVLGVQAMLSGQPDLVMAASAATVTDLLNQQIPLDFVLLDLRLADGSSPTANVDRLRAAGLEALVFTGAENPYLVRLAAKAGVLGIVRKSAPTEEIIEAIAAAAAGHSVATTEWAAAIDGDPDLSDVGLSPRQQDVLTLYASGEKADRVARMTGLTPNTVNDYLARIRIKYADAGRPARTKTDLYKRALEDGWLPVPEHPIR, encoded by the coding sequence ATGACAGAGACCGGCATGAAACGGATTGGTGTGGTCGAAGATCACTCCGCGGTAGTACTGGGAGTCCAAGCGATGCTCTCTGGACAGCCCGATTTGGTAATGGCTGCCTCGGCCGCCACGGTCACAGACCTGCTGAATCAGCAGATTCCATTGGATTTCGTTCTGCTCGATCTGAGGTTGGCGGATGGTTCCTCCCCGACTGCGAATGTCGACCGACTGCGGGCGGCAGGACTGGAAGCGTTGGTGTTCACCGGTGCCGAAAACCCGTATCTGGTCAGGTTGGCAGCGAAGGCAGGTGTGCTGGGTATTGTCCGCAAGTCGGCGCCGACCGAGGAGATCATCGAAGCCATCGCCGCTGCCGCCGCCGGCCACTCTGTAGCGACCACCGAATGGGCCGCCGCCATCGACGGCGATCCCGACCTGTCCGACGTCGGGCTCAGCCCACGGCAACAAGACGTCCTCACCTTGTACGCCTCCGGAGAGAAAGCCGATCGCGTAGCGCGGATGACCGGACTCACTCCGAATACGGTCAACGACTACCTCGCACGTATCCGCATCAAATACGCCGACGCCGGACGACCGGCACGAACGAAAACAGACCTCTACAAGCGCGCCCTTGAAGACGGCTGGCTACCTGTGCCGGAGCATCCGATCCGATGA
- a CDS encoding sensor histidine kinase yields MTHQSLRPDQKAVRTEDTDRILRMFARFTSIGYVAYLVILWPSITELAPRMDPWWTPTMVVVVFGSGLIPGALSFRTDTQAMRASAALAATVFLIAVATWPAAWNGPDLPASDGVWLAAFPGLASLAAVLVWSTPVAFVHLVIGCTGVQLINLVARDGAQSGMLVPEIAFAIMFCTLFVGGAAMALRTGRVLDATTDETYAAAADAAAQRARIVERERFDALIHDSVLSTLLAASHGQPHSLLRDLSETTLAELDDLRIGSEPAQPFSLEHALVHLRTAATDADAQARFEVIDTAAASLPFLPADCVRALGSALSEALRNSRLHAGSEALRTVTAAVTGTGVRIEVADNGSGFVASDVAPHRLGITVSILGRMRAVPGGSAHVDTRPGVGTTVHLGWESE; encoded by the coding sequence ATGACCCATCAGTCGCTTCGCCCTGACCAGAAGGCCGTACGGACGGAAGACACTGACCGGATCTTGCGAATGTTCGCGCGCTTCACAAGCATCGGATACGTCGCATACCTGGTGATCTTGTGGCCATCGATCACCGAGCTCGCTCCCCGTATGGACCCGTGGTGGACGCCGACCATGGTCGTTGTCGTGTTCGGGTCCGGACTCATCCCCGGCGCGCTGTCGTTTCGAACCGATACGCAGGCGATGCGCGCCTCCGCTGCCTTAGCGGCGACGGTGTTTCTTATCGCGGTGGCCACCTGGCCGGCGGCGTGGAACGGACCGGACCTCCCCGCCAGTGATGGCGTGTGGCTCGCCGCGTTCCCCGGTCTGGCAAGCCTCGCCGCTGTACTTGTCTGGTCGACACCGGTCGCATTCGTTCACCTGGTGATCGGGTGCACGGGTGTACAGCTGATCAACCTCGTAGCCCGCGACGGCGCGCAATCAGGGATGTTGGTCCCGGAGATCGCCTTCGCGATCATGTTCTGCACCTTGTTCGTCGGCGGCGCCGCGATGGCACTACGCACCGGGCGGGTGCTCGATGCCACCACCGACGAGACATACGCCGCGGCAGCTGACGCCGCCGCCCAACGTGCTCGTATCGTCGAGCGTGAACGTTTCGACGCGCTCATCCATGACAGCGTGCTCTCGACACTTCTGGCTGCCTCACATGGTCAGCCGCATTCTCTTCTCCGCGACCTCTCCGAAACAACGCTGGCGGAACTCGACGATCTCCGTATCGGAAGCGAACCAGCACAACCGTTCTCACTCGAACACGCACTTGTCCACCTGAGGACCGCGGCCACCGACGCTGACGCCCAGGCCAGATTCGAGGTCATCGACACCGCTGCCGCGTCGTTGCCGTTCCTGCCTGCCGATTGTGTTCGCGCACTGGGGTCGGCACTGTCGGAGGCCCTGCGCAACTCTCGCCTGCACGCCGGATCCGAAGCTCTACGAACGGTCACAGCGGCAGTGACCGGCACCGGCGTCCGAATCGAGGTCGCTGACAACGGGTCCGGCTTCGTCGCCTCCGACGTCGCACCGCACCGACTCGGCATCACCGTCAGCATTCTCGGCCGCATGCGCGCCGTCCCCGGCGGATCGGCACACGTGGACACCCGCCCCGGCGTCGGCACGACAGTACACCTGGGGTGGGAATCCGAATGA